TTTCTGGATTTCCGTCATCCTCACCTTGATTTCCGGTGTCATTTACCTTTTGCCTCAACCGAGAATTTCGTCATCGGTTGAGAAATCAACTTGAGCTGTGCCTCGACCAGAGGCAAGGTAATCATTATGAAAAGAGTCTTTTAGACCAGATATTAGGTCAAATTCTGGTTGCCAGTTAAGTTCGGTCACGGCTTTGTTCACTGCAGCAAAGAAATGCTGCACACGCAGGGGAAATGCCTTGCGCTTGCCGAAATCAAACTGTTTTGGGTCGTAATGGACAATCTGTAACTGATCTGCTGCCTTGCCAGCTGCCTCAGCACAAGCACGAGCCAAACCATCAAAAGTGACGTAGCGATCGCCTGACACATTGTAAATCTGCCCGACTGCCTGAGCGTTTTCTAACACATTACACATTGCCCTAGCTAAATCTTTCACATGACCCAATTGGGTGATATGTAACCCATTACCAGGAATTGGGAGTGGGCGATCGCGTACAATTCTGTCAAAAAACCAGCTTTCTAGCTCATTATAGTTCTGAGGACCGTAGATATACGTAGGGCGAATCGAAGTAAACGGCAATCCTAGCTGGGTTAGGTAAGCCTCTGTTTCATGCTTTCCCCGATGACGGCTGTTTGGATCGACAGGGTCGCCCTCAATATGAGGCAATTGGTCGGATCGGAGATAAACGCCAGCCGAACTCATATAGACAAAGTGCTGCACCCGGTCTTTAAACATCTCGGCTAGAGGTTGGGTGTCACTGAGTTCTCGCCCATTATTATCAAAGATGGCATCAAAATGTTCTTTAGATAGCTTTTCCTTCAATTCAGTGCTGGAAGTGCGATCGCCTTTAATCTCAAACACTCCCTTCACTGGAGCAGGTCGATTACCACGATTGAACAATACTACCTCATGTCCTTGTTCCACCAGCATTCGAGTCAGGTAGACACCAATAAATCGCGTGCCACCCATCATCAAAATTCGCATAATTTTCCAAACCCTATCTTTTAGCCTTAAACTAGTTTGCTCAGACTTACATACCAATTTTGAGGGTATCAGGTTGGGCTAACATCTGGAACTATTTCGAGAAATCATCGTCTTTAGGGAAAATTAACAGTCAGAACACTAAAGATAAGAGACAAGCAAGTGAGGACAGAGTAAATTCTCCCTGACCCCTGATCCCCGATCCCTGACCCCTCTTAGGAGCTTTGCCTTTGAAGTATGCGCTTGTCCATGAATGGTTAACACCTAAAGCTACTGGTGGTTCAGAAATTGTAGTGCGGGAAATTCTAAACTTCATTCATGCTGACCTCTATTCCCTAATCGACTTTGAATCGGTCAATCCTGAAAGCTACCTTTTTCAGCGTCAGATTGGCACGACGTTTTTGCAGCACTTCCCGCAAGCCTGTAACGGTGTGCAGAAATATCTGCCGTTTTTACCGCTGGCAATCGAGCAGCTAGATTTGCGAGCCTACGATGTTATTCTTTCCTCTTCCCACACAGTTGCTAAAGGAGTTCTCACTATTCCTGGACAGTTGCACATCTGCTACTGCCATACTCCCATGCGCTTTGCCTGGGACTTGACATTTGATTACCTTCGTAGTAGTAAGTTGGGTCACGGTCTGCAAGGGGTGTTAACAAGATATATGCTCCATCGATTGCGGCAGTGGGATGTACTAGCGGCGAATCGAGTCGATTACTTCATTGCCAACTCCCAAAACACAGCTCGTCGCATCTGGCGCTGCTACCGTCGTCCAGCAACAGTGATTTACCCCCCAGTCAATGTCGAGCGATTTCCCTTTGTGGTCTCAAAACAAGATTTTTACCTTACAGTCTCCCGGTTAGTGAGTTATAAGCAAGTTTCTTTAATCGTCCAAGCGTTTAATCAGCTCAAAAAGCCCTTGGTGGTAATTGGCACGGGACCAGAGCTGAAAGCGATTCGCAAACTGGCGCAACCGCACGTGCAGGTGCTAGGGGCGCAACCTGATGATGTAGTGGAGAAATATATGGCTCAGGCAAAAGCATTTGTTTATGCGGCGTATGAGGATTTCGGCATTGCCCTAGTCGAGGCTCAAGCCTGCGGTACCCCCGTGATTGCCTTTGGCGCTGGAGGAGCTTTGGAAACAGTGCGGGATGTTCGCCAATATCCAGACACAGGAACGGGGATATTTTTTGGGACACAAACCGCAGCCGCCTTGGTTGAAGCGGTAGAAAAGTTTGAAACGTATCAGGAGGTGTTTAATCCTGAGTCTGCCCGATCCCAGGCTGCTCAATTTGCTCCTAAAATTTTTGAAGAGCGTTACCTAACTCTTTTAGAACGCTCATTCCATGAATTCCAGTCGCATCATCCTGGCTGTTGATTCGGATGTGGTTGATAACCTATAGGAATCAAATTTACCTCAGAATGGTGTCTTCTGGCTTTAAGATTGGGACTAGGTGTGGTGTGGATTGTTAAGGAGTATGATGACTGCCCAGAGCTCAATCCTCTTTGGCAAGCGATTACGAACTTTCGTGAAACGTGGTCAAGAGCCACTTTGGCACAGAGGCAGACCTAAAGGTTTGTCCCTTGCTTTTCTAAACAGAGAGTTTGCCAAACGAGTTTTCGATGTTGTATTTTCGCTGTTGATTCTGATTTTGTTTTCCCCTCTCTACCTGCTGTTGGTCTTACTGATTGCTTTAAGCTCTCCCGGACCAATTTTTTATATCCAGGAACGAGTTGGCAAAAACTACAAAACCTTTAATTGTATTAAATTCAGAACCATGGTAGTTAATGCCGACGAAATGTTACTGGAGCTGATGGAAACATCGCCGCGATTGCGGCAAGAATTTGAGGATAACTTCAAGTTAAAACAAGACCCTCGAATTACTAAAGTTGGTCAATTTTTACGGCTGACCAGCCTCGATGAATTTCCCCAGTTCTGGAATGTTTTAAAAGGTGACATGAGTGTTGTTGGTCCTCGACCTTTAGTAGTAGAGGAACTACCCAGATACGGTTTTCATATTGACGAAGTTCTGACCATTAAGCCTGGTATTACTGGGTTGTGGCAAGTTTCCGGACGCAATGACATTCCCTACAATCGCCGAGTCCAAATAGACCTCTACTATGCAAATTTCCACAATATGTGGCTAGATCTGTGGGTGATTGTGAAAACAATTGGTGTAGTGATTATGCCTAAAGATAACGGAGCTTACTGACAGATTAACTAAAATATTTTGTTGGTTTTGCTGAGGGGCATTAACTGCCCCTTCTTGCTCTCTAAATGGCGCAATTTTCTTGAATCAACACAGACAACGTAAGGATATAGTAAGCATGACACAAAGAAAGCGAGCACTAATTACCGGGATTACAGGACAAGACGGCTCCTACCTGAGTGAGTTTTTGCTAGAGCAAGGCTATGAAGTGCATGGCATCATCCGGCGGACTTCGACATTCAACACAGACCGAATTGACCATATGTACGAAGACCCGCACAAAGAAGGAGTGCGGTTGTTGCTGCACTACGGTGACTTAACTGATGGCACCACACTGCGGCGGATTTTAGAAGAAGTCAAGCCGACAGAAATTTACAATCTCGGTTCCCAATCGCATGTGCGCGTAAGCTTTGACTCGCCAGAATACACAGTAGATTCGGTAGGAATGGGAACGCTGCGCCTATTAGAGGCAATTCGGGACTACCAGCAACGCACTGGAATAGAGGTGCGGTTCTATCAAGCTGGTTCTTCGGAGATGTTTGGTTTGGTGCAGGAAGTGCCACAACAGGAAACAACGCCGTTTTATCCCCGTAGTCCCTATGCCTGCGCCAAGGTTTATGCTCACTGGCAGACGGTGAATTATCGCGAATCCTATGGACTATTTGCGTGTAATGGCATCCTATTTAACCATGAAAGTCCCCGCCGCGGCGAAACCTTTGTCACCCGCAAGATTACAAGAGCGATCGCCCGGATTGTAGCTGGTAAGCAGAAAAAACTGTATATGGGTAATCTCGATGCCAAGCGGGATTGGGGATATGCCAAAGACTATGTGAGGGCAATGTGGCTGATGTTACAGCAGCCGCAGCCGGATGATTACGTGATTGCTACGGGCAAAACCCACTCAGTACGTGAGTTCCTGGATCTGGCTTTTGGTTATGTCAATCTCAATTGGCAGGACTATGTAGAGTTTGACGAGCGCTATCTCAGACCAGCAGAGGTAGAGTTATTAATTGGCGACCCCAGCAAGGCAAAGCAAAAGTTGGGCTGGGAACCTTCAGTGACGTTTGAGCAGCTGGTAGGCTTAATGGTGGAAGCAGACTTGCAAGCGCTGGGTCAAATTGCCTCCAATGGCAATGGTTCACATCTAATTGATGACCTTGCCATGATTCGTCAAAAGATGGGCAGTTTCATGTCCTGAAACCTATCCTTGAGGATGAACTCATGACCGCCTTAGATTTAAAAGACAAACGGATTCTCGTGACCGGCGGGGCTGGGTTTCTGGGTCGTCGGGTAATTGACCAACTTTGTCAGGCTGGGGCAGACCAGCACAAGATTACTGTAGCGCGATCGCGTGAGTGTGACCTGCGATTGATGGAAAACTGCCAACGAGCAGTCGATCAGCAGGACATTGTGATTCACCTAGCAGCCCACGTTGGCGGCATTGGTTTGAATCAGGTAAAGCCAGCCCAGCTATTCTACGACAATTTAATGATGGGGGCACAGCTGATTCATGCTGCCTATGAAGCTGGGGTGCAAAAATTTGTCTGTGTTGGTACTATCTGTGCTTATCCCAAATTTACTCCAGTGCCATTTAAAGAGGATGACCTATGGAATGGTTACCCGGAGGAAACTAATGCTGCCTACGGCATTGCTAAGAAAGCCCTGTTAGTCCAACTTCAGGCTTATCGGCAGCAGTATGGCTTGAACGGCATTTACCTGCTGCCGGTTAATTTATATGGTCCAGAAGATAACTTTGACCCCAATAGTTCCCATGTCATCCCTGCCTTGATTCGTAAGGTACACGAAGCTCAGATGCGGGGAGAAAAGCAACTGCCTGTCTGGGGAGATGGTAGCCCTACTCGTGAGTTTCTTTATTCAGAAGATGCAGCGCGGGGCATCGTCATGGGTACTCAGTTCTACAATTACCCTGAACCGGTTAATTTGGGAACGGGTTACGAAATCTCTATCCGCGACTTGATTACACTGATCTGCGAACTGATGGAGTTTGATGGGGAAATCGTCTACCAAACTGATAAACCGAATGGTCAACCGCGTCGTTGTTTGGATACCCAACGGGCAAAGCAAGCTTTTGGTTTTGTCTCGCAGGTGGACTTCAAGCAAGGGTTGCGGAATACGATTGAGTGGTATCGAAAACACGCTAGTTAATCACTAATTTCAAAGCGAAGGTGGGCAATGCTCACCTATTTGTTTTTTGAGGCTAAATCTCATCAACGAGGTAAAGCAGAACTAAGCTGTCAGACCCGATCAAGAGGCTGGTGTGGCTCCGATGGCAGTTCGATTCGGATCGGGTTGCCGGGTCGTACCTCGCCACCGACCACGACGATGCCCATGACACCAGCTTTGCGGATGAGCTTGCCGTGTTTGTCACGCCCCAGCACCGCCGCCATGAGTCCTGACTGGAATCGATCCAACTGAGCGCAGGGATTTCGCAGACCAGTCAATTCGACCACCGCCGCGTCGCCCAGATGCAGCCGCGTGCTGGTCGGCAAACCAAGCAGATCGACACCACGTGTTGTGACATTCTCACCCATTTGTCCGGCTAATACAACGAAGCCAGCAGCCTGCAACTCGTCATGCAGTTCAGCGTGGATCAAATGCACTTGGCGCAAATTGGGCTGGGTCGGGTCAACTGCCACCCGCGAGCGATGCTTGACCGTCTCGCCCATGTGCGCGTCGCCCTCAACGCCTAGACCAACTATAAGCCGAATACTTTCCTGATTCGGCTTGGTAAACGTGTGCGTTGCGCTGCAGCTGACCGTTGTCACTACACCACCCATCCGCACCACCTCGTTAGTTCTAGATCGCAAACTACAGCAACCTTATAAACAGTATCCATTTATCAAATTATTACCTTCACTAATCAGGTAAAACCCGGTAATTTTATAGATTACCGGGCTGAGACTTAGTATGAAGCAAAGAAAAACTTTACAGAAGAATGCTTGCTGTTACTTTATAGACGCTGCCATTTCTGCTTGAATCTTGCTCTTGGCAGCTTTGAAATCAGTAGACATTTGCTCTTTTTGCACGTCACTGCAATTTCTGTCAATTGCCGCGAACATTGTGCTCTCTTCTTGGCGAATGTGGTCGCCAACTGCATCCATCAACTCTTTGATTTTTGATCTGAACTCGTCTGCTGAATTGGGATCAATAGACTTAATTTCATCTAACATCTGCTTCATTTGGGCTTGCTCATCGTAAAGCTCCTGAGTGTTGTCATCACCGTAAAACGAGCGAACTTTCGGGTAGACAACTTCTTCTTCAGCTTGAGCGTGTGCTAATAAATCTTTGTAGAGCTGCCCAAAATACTCTTGGAGCTTTTGAGGATCTTTAGTAGCTCCGATTTCGGTGAAGATGGTATTCACCTTGTTATGATCCAGCCGGATGAGGGTCTGGATGTTCATATCCTGTTTGTCAGTGTTTTGGGTGATCGCGCTGCCAGCTACACCCGACAATGCAGTGATCGCATCTTGCACCCGTGCCCAGAGTCCCTGATCTGCGTCTTCACCAGTCATTTCGCGGACACCTACCTGTTCGAGCATCCCCTTGAGCTGTTCTTGGTGAGCGCGACCCTCAAAGTTGACGGTGTTCAAAGGCGCAATTGCTACTTCAATATCAGCCCCCACCTTCTGAGCAGCTTTGTGGATAACGATTCCACTCATAGCCTGACCATGCTTCATCAGTTCATGGTGAATAAGTTTCTGGTAAAACGTAAACTCATTGCCTGACATCATCTGCTCAAACTGTGGAATAAATATCTTGGTTGCAGCACTAGGTTCAGCTTGAATGCCGTATTGAACGATTACAGTGTCTATAATACCCAGGTTTTTCTGGTCATCAGAGAGCATATTCTGGAGACGCTCGCGAACATCTTGATAAGGGCAGGCATCTATTAGTTTTTGATCGTTCGAGATAATTAAATTTTGAAATGCTCTCAAGTCTGCCAATCTTTCGCCGATCGCCAGCCGCTTTGAATCGTTTAGCGTTGTAACCACGTTGAGTTCTCCTCTATGAAAATGAGCTAATTGATACCTGAATTACCGTCCAGATAACGCCGCTAAACGCAACTACCTCAATGCCTCTCATCAATTCTGCAAGGCGTTGTTCACGCTTCTGTTTGAGAAGCTGATCGAATACAATTACCTTCTGATGGAAATCGTGCTGATCGACTAGCCTTTACAGAGGTATAACGGGCAATGAGTAAGAGCCAGATTGGGCTACGTTATCAACTGAGTAAAAGCTCTAGTACCTTAATTTTGAAGCTAACCTAGTTCTCGTTCACCTAACCTTAGTTAGAGGTTTTGGCTTGACCTACAGCAAGCTGATAACAAAGTGCAGAGCAGTAGACAGTGAGCCTCCTAATGGAGTAATCAAGTAGAAAAGTGCGTTTAGTATGGATGCATATTGGCATAGCAGTAAGACAGCCACGAAGCGATCGCTCCTAATCTCATGGGTAAGATCAACTCGTAAGACATCATAAAGTAAGGCTGAAAAGGATATTGTTAGGGTAATTTGACGGATGGAAAAAGCAGAATTACGCCGATCGCTGCTCAAAACCCGCCAATCGATGTCTGTAGAAGAATGGCAAGAAAAGAGCGATCGCATCTGTTCTCACCTCCAATCTTCACCACTATTTACCCAAGCAAAAACAATTCTGGCTTATTTCAGTTTTCGTCAAGAACCCAACCTCAACCCCCTATTTACAGACAACCGTTACCGCTGGGGAGCTTCTCGCTGTGTTGGAGATTCGCTCATCTGGCACGTCTCAAAACCAGGTGATATCCTTCAAACCGGGGCTTATGGTATTCTAGAGCCTCTTCCCCGTGCCCCCACCTTACATCCATCTGAGGTAGATTTAATTCTTGTACCCGCTGTTGCCTGTGACTATCAGGGGTACCGCCTCGGTTACGGTGGTGGTTACTACGATCGCTTACTGAATTCCCCGGAGTGGTCATCAAAACCTACAATAGGGATTGTGTTTGACTTTGCCTACCTCCCCCAGCTACCGATTGATCCTTGGGACAAACCCTTGCAAGCTGTTTGTACAGAAACAGGTTTAAAGATGCAATGAAGTCTAAATTTATAATTTTAAATCTCTTAACTTCAGCGCAACGGACCATTGTCCGCTGCGCTTCCACTAACTGCCTTTGACCAGCATTTAGTTAGAAAAATAAACATTAATATATTACCGTGATTGCAATTCATGAATATGTAATTTTTACAGAAATTAATACTTATTTGATGTGGAGAAAATGATTATTTGAGACTAGTTGATTTCTGCTCGAGCAGCTATTACATTCAAAAATTAGACTCTAATAATTTAGATTTTCTAGTTCATGGAATTAACAAGATCAAGCAGATGATTAATGCCAAAACAAAAAAATCAAAATTCAAAATTATTTGGATGTATGGGCTCTTGGGCGCGATCGCACTCTTAATGCTATTTCCATTATTTTGGCTAATCAGTACCTCCTTAAAATCTACAACTGAAAATATCTTTCAATTTCCACCGCAGTTATTACCCAACCAGCCTACATTTAATAACTTTGTCCGAGTTTGGCAAACCAATCCCTTTGGTCGCTACTTATTTAACAGCACTCTTGTTGCAGTTCTTACTGTTGGCTTAAATCTGCTGTTCTGTGCTTTAGCTGCTTACCCACTAGCGCGGTTAGATTTTCGGGGACGAGAGGTAGTTTTTACCGCCATTGTCACCACAATTATGATTCCGTTTCAAATTGTGATGATTCCCCTCTATATTTTGACGGTGCAGCTCGGTATGAGAAACAGTTATATAGGAATTATTTTTCCGGCGATCGCTTCTGCCTTTGGCATTTTTTTGTTACGGCAAGCGTTTCAAGGTGTGCCGAAAGAACTAGAAGAAGCTGCTCGAATCGATGGCTGCTCTGAATTAGGCTTGTGGTGGTACGTCATGCTGCCAGCAATTCGTCCAGCGCTTGTCACACTAGCCATTTTTGTCTTCATTGGCTCTTGGAGCGACTTTCTCTGGCCTTTAATTGTCATCGACCGACCAGAGTTTTATACTTTACCTTTAGGCGTAGCAACTTTAGCTGGTACTTTCTCCCTTGATTGGCGACTGATTGCAGCGGGTTCTGTAATTTCTATTGCACCAATTTTGCTGTTATTTCTATTTCTACAGCGCTACATTGTCCCAACTGAAACGGGTAGTGGAGTTAAAGGATGAGTGAGGGAATTTTGGATTTTGGATTGAATTTTCTCCTGTGCTCCTCCTGCTCTCCCTGCTCTCTTTTAACCCCTTGCCCCTAATTTCGGATAAGCAATGCGCTTGTGGTGGAACTGTAGCCAAACCTCTACAAAAATTTCTGCCAGTTGAGACATTTCTTGCCGGGTTAACCCTGAATCTACTAACTGATTATCTTGCCAACGCGCTCGCAAGATTTTGTTGACCATTGCTAATGCTTCTTCCGGTGTGGCATCCTTGAGCGATCGCAACGCTGCCTCACAGGAATCAGCCAACATCACAATCGCGCTTTCTCGCGACTGAGGGGTTGGACCATCGTAGCGGAAATCTGACTCCTGCACCAGGATGTCTGAGTCTTGCTGCGCTAATTGCTGGGCTTGGTGATGAAAATAGGCAATTAACATTGTTCCCTGGTGTTCTGGGATAAACTGCTTAATTGCTGTCGGTAGTCGATGCCTACGCGCCATTACCAGCCCTTCACTGACGTGCTTCTTGATAATTTCGGCACTTTCCCAAGGGTCATTAATCTCATCATGCTTATTTGGACCGCCCATTTGGTTTTCAATGAATGCTGAGGGGTCATGTAGCTTGCCCACATCATGATATAGAGTACCAGTACGCACCAGCTCGACATTACACTCTAGTGCTTTTGCGGCTGCTTCGGCGAGAGTGGCAACAAACAGGGTGTGCTGAAAGGTTCCAGGTGCTTGGGTAGCAAGTCGCTTCAACAGTGGTCGGTTCGGGTTTGCTAATTCTGCTAAACGAATCGGGGTTATGATGTCAAACACATGTTCCAAATAGGGACTTAACCCCAACGCCACAATGCTCCATGCCAGCCCTGAAAGACCAAAAAATGTCGCTTCCCGGACTACAATGTACCAGCTAAAGCCAGATGCGGTACTAATAATGACGCTCCCTAGCAGGTAAACTAACCCTTGAGTTAAACTAACCCCAACCCCTAGCAAGGCTAGTTCCTCACGCGATCGCATCCTTCCTGCCAGACAGCTAGCAACCAATCCACCCCCTGCATTCGCTAACAGTTGCAGCCGACCAATATCCAAGCTAACGGGTAGTAATACCGTCAACAGTCCCACAACTGTCGCTCCCAAAGGAGAACCGTAGAAGCTACCCAACAACAATCCAACTGCTGGCAGACTGATATAAGGGGCAACGACTTTTGCTAGTACCGGCGTACTTAACGTCAGCAGCAAGATCAATATGCGATCGCATTGCCGCAACTTGGAGTTACTCCGCCTGACTACTAGCCCAAAAACGCCAACTGCCCCGACTACAACTCCTCCCAGATGCATTAAACCGAGCCAATTAATCTCCCGGCGACTCAGACCAAAATAATCGAGCATCACAAAGTCTGTTTGGCTAATAATATTTCCCGCTTGAACAATTACCTCGCCTTCCTGCACCTCAATCATTACGGGTGCCACCGCAGAAGCGGCTTGTTGTGCTAGTTGTCTCGTTTGTTCTACATCTTCCTTCAGATTCGGCTTGAGGACAGTTAGTAACAACTCGGTTGCTAGGGGTTCTGTCGCTGCAGGTACCAGCGATCGCACTTGTAGGTTTACTGCCTCCTGTAAAATGTTTGACGGTAATCCCGGCGAGATGCCTTGGGCAAGAATGCGTTCAACACTGGTGCGGATACCTGTTTCCGTTTTCCACCAATTAGCATTTGACAATTCCAGCAGGGAAGACTCGTAAAGCGTTGCTGGTTTTGCTGCCTGTAGTTCTGAAAGTTTAGTTAAGGCTTGAGCGTATCGCTGACGCGCTTGGGAAATTTTGGCGATCAGGTCAGAGAATTTTTCATTGGGGGTTGCAGTCAAGCGGTAGGCTTCCAGTTCAGTAATAGCCTGAGCGATCGCCTCATTTTTGAAAGACCGAGGACTGTTTAGCTGCTCACTATCTTTACTTGAGCGTTTGTTATTCACTGCTGCCAATACTTCCTGCCATTGGGAGTCTGGGCAGCTGCGGAGATATGACTGAGTGGAAGTAGACAGAATAGAAGTTTCAGCAAAGGGGAAAGGTCCGGCAATCTGCCGCAGTTCGTTGCCCTGATCTAGTAGCATTTGCAGGTTT
This window of the Chroococcidiopsis sp. CCMEE 29 genome carries:
- a CDS encoding NAD-dependent epimerase/dehydratase family protein, with amino-acid sequence MRILMMGGTRFIGVYLTRMLVEQGHEVVLFNRGNRPAPVKGVFEIKGDRTSSTELKEKLSKEHFDAIFDNNGRELSDTQPLAEMFKDRVQHFVYMSSAGVYLRSDQLPHIEGDPVDPNSRHRGKHETEAYLTQLGLPFTSIRPTYIYGPQNYNELESWFFDRIVRDRPLPIPGNGLHITQLGHVKDLARAMCNVLENAQAVGQIYNVSGDRYVTFDGLARACAEAAGKAADQLQIVHYDPKQFDFGKRKAFPLRVQHFFAAVNKAVTELNWQPEFDLISGLKDSFHNDYLASGRGTAQVDFSTDDEILG
- a CDS encoding glycosyltransferase encodes the protein MPLKYALVHEWLTPKATGGSEIVVREILNFIHADLYSLIDFESVNPESYLFQRQIGTTFLQHFPQACNGVQKYLPFLPLAIEQLDLRAYDVILSSSHTVAKGVLTIPGQLHICYCHTPMRFAWDLTFDYLRSSKLGHGLQGVLTRYMLHRLRQWDVLAANRVDYFIANSQNTARRIWRCYRRPATVIYPPVNVERFPFVVSKQDFYLTVSRLVSYKQVSLIVQAFNQLKKPLVVIGTGPELKAIRKLAQPHVQVLGAQPDDVVEKYMAQAKAFVYAAYEDFGIALVEAQACGTPVIAFGAGGALETVRDVRQYPDTGTGIFFGTQTAAALVEAVEKFETYQEVFNPESARSQAAQFAPKIFEERYLTLLERSFHEFQSHHPGC
- a CDS encoding sugar transferase, with the protein product MTAQSSILFGKRLRTFVKRGQEPLWHRGRPKGLSLAFLNREFAKRVFDVVFSLLILILFSPLYLLLVLLIALSSPGPIFYIQERVGKNYKTFNCIKFRTMVVNADEMLLELMETSPRLRQEFEDNFKLKQDPRITKVGQFLRLTSLDEFPQFWNVLKGDMSVVGPRPLVVEELPRYGFHIDEVLTIKPGITGLWQVSGRNDIPYNRRVQIDLYYANFHNMWLDLWVIVKTIGVVIMPKDNGAY
- the gmd gene encoding GDP-mannose 4,6-dehydratase translates to MTQRKRALITGITGQDGSYLSEFLLEQGYEVHGIIRRTSTFNTDRIDHMYEDPHKEGVRLLLHYGDLTDGTTLRRILEEVKPTEIYNLGSQSHVRVSFDSPEYTVDSVGMGTLRLLEAIRDYQQRTGIEVRFYQAGSSEMFGLVQEVPQQETTPFYPRSPYACAKVYAHWQTVNYRESYGLFACNGILFNHESPRRGETFVTRKITRAIARIVAGKQKKLYMGNLDAKRDWGYAKDYVRAMWLMLQQPQPDDYVIATGKTHSVREFLDLAFGYVNLNWQDYVEFDERYLRPAEVELLIGDPSKAKQKLGWEPSVTFEQLVGLMVEADLQALGQIASNGNGSHLIDDLAMIRQKMGSFMS
- a CDS encoding GDP-L-fucose synthase; translated protein: MTALDLKDKRILVTGGAGFLGRRVIDQLCQAGADQHKITVARSRECDLRLMENCQRAVDQQDIVIHLAAHVGGIGLNQVKPAQLFYDNLMMGAQLIHAAYEAGVQKFVCVGTICAYPKFTPVPFKEDDLWNGYPEETNAAYGIAKKALLVQLQAYRQQYGLNGIYLLPVNLYGPEDNFDPNSSHVIPALIRKVHEAQMRGEKQLPVWGDGSPTREFLYSEDAARGIVMGTQFYNYPEPVNLGTGYEISIRDLITLICELMEFDGEIVYQTDKPNGQPRRCLDTQRAKQAFGFVSQVDFKQGLRNTIEWYRKHAS
- a CDS encoding MOSC domain-containing protein, which produces MGGVVTTVSCSATHTFTKPNQESIRLIVGLGVEGDAHMGETVKHRSRVAVDPTQPNLRQVHLIHAELHDELQAAGFVVLAGQMGENVTTRGVDLLGLPTSTRLHLGDAAVVELTGLRNPCAQLDRFQSGLMAAVLGRDKHGKLIRKAGVMGIVVVGGEVRPGNPIRIELPSEPHQPLDRV
- a CDS encoding hemerythrin domain-containing protein; translated protein: MVTTLNDSKRLAIGERLADLRAFQNLIISNDQKLIDACPYQDVRERLQNMLSDDQKNLGIIDTVIVQYGIQAEPSAATKIFIPQFEQMMSGNEFTFYQKLIHHELMKHGQAMSGIVIHKAAQKVGADIEVAIAPLNTVNFEGRAHQEQLKGMLEQVGVREMTGEDADQGLWARVQDAITALSGVAGSAITQNTDKQDMNIQTLIRLDHNKVNTIFTEIGATKDPQKLQEYFGQLYKDLLAHAQAEEEVVYPKVRSFYGDDNTQELYDEQAQMKQMLDEIKSIDPNSADEFRSKIKELMDAVGDHIRQEESTMFAAIDRNCSDVQKEQMSTDFKAAKSKIQAEMAASIK
- a CDS encoding 5-formyltetrahydrofolate cyclo-ligase yields the protein MEKAELRRSLLKTRQSMSVEEWQEKSDRICSHLQSSPLFTQAKTILAYFSFRQEPNLNPLFTDNRYRWGASRCVGDSLIWHVSKPGDILQTGAYGILEPLPRAPTLHPSEVDLILVPAVACDYQGYRLGYGGGYYDRLLNSPEWSSKPTIGIVFDFAYLPQLPIDPWDKPLQAVCTETGLKMQ
- a CDS encoding carbohydrate ABC transporter permease, with translation MINAKTKKSKFKIIWMYGLLGAIALLMLFPLFWLISTSLKSTTENIFQFPPQLLPNQPTFNNFVRVWQTNPFGRYLFNSTLVAVLTVGLNLLFCALAAYPLARLDFRGREVVFTAIVTTIMIPFQIVMIPLYILTVQLGMRNSYIGIIFPAIASAFGIFLLRQAFQGVPKELEEAARIDGCSELGLWWYVMLPAIRPALVTLAIFVFIGSWSDFLWPLIVIDRPEFYTLPLGVATLAGTFSLDWRLIAAGSVISIAPILLLFLFLQRYIVPTETGSGVKG
- a CDS encoding HDIG domain-containing metalloprotein, encoding MKSLTFFQFLTQQFKTGRRQHQSLNRSLRQGTGGAPKEKRQMGAQGLPPRRQKVLGKKSSWMRTDRSSAVFLIAVVSLTGVLGHRFYNQPQLNVGTIAPQTIKAPSAARLEDTEATQVNRTAASRIAVPVLMLDWAVNQQVIQNLQMLLDQGNELRQIAGPFPFAETSILSTSTQSYLRSCPDSQWQEVLAAVNNKRSSKDSEQLNSPRSFKNEAIAQAITELEAYRLTATPNEKFSDLIAKISQARQRYAQALTKLSELQAAKPATLYESSLLELSNANWWKTETGIRTSVERILAQGISPGLPSNILQEAVNLQVRSLVPAATEPLATELLLTVLKPNLKEDVEQTRQLAQQAASAVAPVMIEVQEGEVIVQAGNIISQTDFVMLDYFGLSRREINWLGLMHLGGVVVGAVGVFGLVVRRSNSKLRQCDRILILLLTLSTPVLAKVVAPYISLPAVGLLLGSFYGSPLGATVVGLLTVLLPVSLDIGRLQLLANAGGGLVASCLAGRMRSREELALLGVGVSLTQGLVYLLGSVIISTASGFSWYIVVREATFFGLSGLAWSIVALGLSPYLEHVFDIITPIRLAELANPNRPLLKRLATQAPGTFQHTLFVATLAEAAAKALECNVELVRTGTLYHDVGKLHDPSAFIENQMGGPNKHDEINDPWESAEIIKKHVSEGLVMARRHRLPTAIKQFIPEHQGTMLIAYFHHQAQQLAQQDSDILVQESDFRYDGPTPQSRESAIVMLADSCEAALRSLKDATPEEALAMVNKILRARWQDNQLVDSGLTRQEMSQLAEIFVEVWLQFHHKRIAYPKLGARG